One Primulina huaijiensis isolate GDHJ02 chromosome 8, ASM1229523v2, whole genome shotgun sequence genomic region harbors:
- the LOC140983189 gene encoding indole-3-pyruvate monooxygenase YUCCA6-like isoform X1 produces MDGYIREMEVKTVHDRYYNGKKINTSFSRSKRCVWFPGPVIVGAGPSGLAAAACLKEKGVPSLILERSTCLASLWKHSTYDRLSLHLPKQYCELPLMSFPKDFPTYPTKQHFIHYLESYAKKFEIKPVFNQRVVSAEHDKNLGFWRVCTAAATEEAGEVEYVCRWLVVATGENAEALVPEIEGMEEFGGDVVHTSEYKSGGVYKGKKVVVVGCGNSGMEVCLDLCNHDAQPSIVVRDKVHIIPREMLGRSTFGLSMCLLKWFPIRLVDRFLLAMSWLMLGDTARFGLDRPRLGPLELKNSSGKTPVLDVGTLDKIKSGDIKVCPGIRRLRHQSVEFVDGSMEHFDALILGTGYKSNVPSWLKENDMFSKKDGLPKMAFPNGWKSERGLYAVGFTKRGLLGTSMDAKNIANDIESCWKAEAKHLSVISWPQYCSYYHCL; encoded by the exons ATGGATGGTTATATAAGAGAAATGGAGGTCAAGACTGTTCATGATCGGTACTACAATGGCAAGAAGATTAATACTTCTTTCTCGAGGTCGAAACGTTGCGTTTGGTTCCCAGGCCCCGTGATAGTTGGCGCGGGGCCTTCTGGCCTGGCGGCTGCGGCCTGTTTGAAAGAGAAAGGAGTGCCGAGTCTTATACTAGAGAGATCAACTTGTCTAGCTTCTTTATGGAAACACAGTACTTATGATCGTTTAAGTCTTCATTTGCCTAAACAATACTGTGAGTTGCCGTTAATGTCTTTTCCTAAAGATTTCCCAACTTACCCTACTAAACAACACTTCATTCATTACTTGGAATCCTACGCGAAAAAATTCGAGATCAAGCCTGTTTTTAACCAAAGAGTGGTGAGTGCTGAGCATGATAAAAACCTTGGGTTCTGGAGGGTTTGCACGGCTGCTGCGACGGAGGAGGCAGGCGAGGTGGAGTATGTTTGCCGTTGGTTGGTGGTGGCGACAGGGGAGAATGCGGAGGCGTTGGTACCGGAGATAGAAGGGATGGAGGAGTTTGGTGGAGATGTAGTGCATACGAGCGAGTATAAAAGTGGAGGAGTCTACAAGGGGAAGAAAGTAGTTGTCGTAGGGTGTGGAAATTCGGGAATGGAGGTGTGTTTGGATCTTTGCAATCATGATGCACAACCTTCGATCGTGGTTAGAGATAAG GTACACATTATACCACGAGAAATGTTAGGAAGATCAACTTTCGGGTTGTCCATGTGTTTGTTGAAATGGTTTCCCATTCGGCTTGTCGACCGGTTCCTACTAGCCATGTCATGGCTCATGCTCGGCGACACTGCTCGGTTTGGTTTGGACCGTCCAAGATTAGGCCCACTCGAGCTCAAGAACTCGTCGGGAAAGACGCCGGTGCTTGATGTTGGAACACTAGACAAGATCAAAAGTGGAGACATCAAG GTGTGCCCCGGAATCCGAAGACTAAGGCATCAGTCAGTTGAATTTGTAGATGGAAGTATGGAACATTTTGATGCATTAATCTTAGGGACAGGATACAAAAGCAATGTCCCATCTTGGCTAAAG GAGAATGATATGTTTTCAAAGAAAGATGGGCTACCAAAAATGGCATTTCCGAATGGCTGGAAAAGCGAACGCGGTCTATACGCTGTGGGATTCACCAAGCGTGGCCTTCTCGGGACGTCCATGGATGCTAAGAACATAGCGAATGACATTGAAAGTTGTTGGAAGGCTGAAGCGAAGCATTTATCAGTCATTTCTTGGCCACAATACTGTTCATACTACCATTGTCTATAA
- the LOC140983189 gene encoding indole-3-pyruvate monooxygenase YUCCA6-like isoform X2, with protein sequence MDGYIREMEVKTVHDRYYNGKKINTSFSRSKRCVWFPGPVIVGAGPSGLAAAACLKEKGVPSLILERSTCLASLWKHSTYDRLSLHLPKQYCELPLMSFPKDFPTYPTKQHFIHYLESYAKKFEIKPVFNQRVVSAEHDKNLGFWRVCTAAATEEAGEVEYVCRWLVVATGENAEALVPEIEGMEEFGGDVVHTSEYKSGGVYKGKKVVVVGCGNSGMEVCLDLCNHDAQPSIVVRDKVHIIPREMLGRSTFGLSMCLLKWFPIRLVDRFLLAMSWLMLGDTARFGLDRPRLGPLELKNSSGKTPVLDVGTLDKIKSGDIKMEVWNILMH encoded by the exons ATGGATGGTTATATAAGAGAAATGGAGGTCAAGACTGTTCATGATCGGTACTACAATGGCAAGAAGATTAATACTTCTTTCTCGAGGTCGAAACGTTGCGTTTGGTTCCCAGGCCCCGTGATAGTTGGCGCGGGGCCTTCTGGCCTGGCGGCTGCGGCCTGTTTGAAAGAGAAAGGAGTGCCGAGTCTTATACTAGAGAGATCAACTTGTCTAGCTTCTTTATGGAAACACAGTACTTATGATCGTTTAAGTCTTCATTTGCCTAAACAATACTGTGAGTTGCCGTTAATGTCTTTTCCTAAAGATTTCCCAACTTACCCTACTAAACAACACTTCATTCATTACTTGGAATCCTACGCGAAAAAATTCGAGATCAAGCCTGTTTTTAACCAAAGAGTGGTGAGTGCTGAGCATGATAAAAACCTTGGGTTCTGGAGGGTTTGCACGGCTGCTGCGACGGAGGAGGCAGGCGAGGTGGAGTATGTTTGCCGTTGGTTGGTGGTGGCGACAGGGGAGAATGCGGAGGCGTTGGTACCGGAGATAGAAGGGATGGAGGAGTTTGGTGGAGATGTAGTGCATACGAGCGAGTATAAAAGTGGAGGAGTCTACAAGGGGAAGAAAGTAGTTGTCGTAGGGTGTGGAAATTCGGGAATGGAGGTGTGTTTGGATCTTTGCAATCATGATGCACAACCTTCGATCGTGGTTAGAGATAAG GTACACATTATACCACGAGAAATGTTAGGAAGATCAACTTTCGGGTTGTCCATGTGTTTGTTGAAATGGTTTCCCATTCGGCTTGTCGACCGGTTCCTACTAGCCATGTCATGGCTCATGCTCGGCGACACTGCTCGGTTTGGTTTGGACCGTCCAAGATTAGGCCCACTCGAGCTCAAGAACTCGTCGGGAAAGACGCCGGTGCTTGATGTTGGAACACTAGACAAGATCAAAAGTGGAGACATCAAG ATGGAAGTATGGAACATTTTGATGCATTAA